Proteins found in one Plasmodium gaboni strain SY75 chromosome 13, whole genome shotgun sequence genomic segment:
- a CDS encoding DNA replication licensing factor MCM6, translating to MSAIFNESELSGLDAHSAFGNNETSSFQKKKRRIDENSQMSVNDLVDDGEEEEDDDEDEEEPSYVQDQNMAKVFEKFLKTFSEKKSEEDEDDGDSIWKDSLNFDFPSNLEIAKDSHYVLLLFSILQNSYSRNKVLIVDMKHVLMWEPTDKNRFDIGSQLYMYIKRHFLRILDIFEKKVQLLAESINPIKTKEVGKICLRFYNKKNPIHSLRSLRCEMLGEMISVRGQVTRTSDVRPELTLAAFKCNECGNIINGVKQQFRYTQPSKCPSASCSNMSDWSLVLEQSYFVDWQKIRLQEIAQESPPGSMPRNMDVILRNDIVDSVHAGDRIIVTGCLIVVPDIPTLMKPGDVPRSVARQLLKKNENSLVSQGLTGIKGVGVQDLNHKLCIYACQIEKLNSSKKDNNFDEQTQVDINCEEILNCDDLKWLRDIATHPNTIDILAECIAPKIWGNLEIKKGALLMMTGGVQKITSNCKLRGDINMCIVGDPGTAKSEILKYVESFAPRAIFTSGKGSTAAGLTAAVHRDPDQGDTVLEAGALMYADQGICCIDEFDKMDEKDRVAIHEAMEQQTISITKAGIQATLNARASVLAACNPKYGRYDTLKTFAQNVNIPAPLLSRFDLFYTMLDCIDIDKDTSIANHLVSMHCGEEAEKHLRANAGRLDSVKLEIYLELSKRVKPLLTDEAKYKLIHYYVSFRNIEYSPGAQRSMRMTVRQLESLIRLSEAVAKLKFSHFVDVKHVEIACSIFKASMKKISNEKEINLDEEFDKVNNSLMGNKVSKLDQENENPEQNKKITTIKASEYQYISAIIFEIIKEYEFNNNNESITQDQLIETYLQVYAKAESSEQVDEWIYKLKKIINRLINQDIKLLSETNEDDPEKVIIRIHPNYAGPIVEGVSNKNTYGYNTFKNYQTQEKVPEDDVDFQEEIDNF from the coding sequence CGCAAATGAGTGTAAATGATTTAGTTGATGATGGGGAAGAGGAAgaagatgatgatgaagatgaagaagaaCCATCATATGTTCAAGATCAGAATATGGCCAAAGTATTTGagaaatttttaaaaaccttttctgaaaaaaaaagtgaaGAAGATGAAGATGATGGTGATAGTATTTGGAAAGATAGTTTAAATTTTGATTTTCCAAGTAATTTAGAAATAGCAAAAGATTCCCattatgtattattattattttctattcTTCAAAATTCTTATTCAAGAAATAAGGTTTTGATTGTTGATATGAAACATGTGTTAATGTGGGAACCAACTGATAAAAATAGATTTGATATAGGTAGtcaattatatatgtatataaaacGACACTTTTTAAGAATATTAgatatttttgaaaaaaaagtacAGTTATTAGCCGAAAGTATTAATCCTATAAAAACTAAAGAAGTTGGAAAAATATGCTTAAGattttataataagaaGAATCCTATACATTCTTTACGAAGTTTAAGATGTGAAATGCTTGGAGAAATGATTAGTGTCAGAGGACAAGTTACAAGAACTTCTGATGTAAGACCTGAATTAACATTAGCAGCTTTTAAATGTAATGAATGTggtaatattattaatggGGTTAAACAACAATTTAGATATACACAACCAAGTAAATGTCCTTCAGCTAGCTGTAGTAATATGTCTGATTGGTCTCTCGTTTTGGAACAATCCTATTTTGTTGATTGGCAAAAAATCAGATTACAAGAAATTGCTCAAGAAAGTCCACCTGGTTCTATGCCAAGAAATATGGATGTAATATTAAGAAATGATATTGTAGATAGTGTACATGCAGGAGATCGTATTATAGTTACAGGGTGTTTAATTGTTGTTCCAGATATTCCAACATTAATGAAACCAGGAGATGTACCTAGAAGTGTAGCCAGACAActtttaaagaaaaatgaaaacTCTTTAGTATCACAAGGTTTAACTGGTATAAAAGGTGTTGGTGTACAAGATTTAAACCataaattatgtatatatgcatgccaaatagaaaaattaaatagTTCTAAgaaagataataattttgatgAACAAACGCAAGTAGATATAAATTGTGAAGAAATTCTTAATTGCGATGATTTGAAATGGTTAAGAGATATTGCAACACATCCAAATACTATAGATATATTAGCAGAATGTATAGCACCTAAAATTTGGGGTAATCttgaaattaaaaaaggaGCATTATTAATGATGACAGGTGGTGTACAAAAGATTACATCAAACTGTAAATTAAGAGGAGATATTAATATGTGTATTGTAGGAGATCCAGGTACAGCCAAAAGTGagatattaaaatatgttGAAAGTTTTGCTCCTAGAGCTATTTTCACATCAGGAAAAGGATCAACTGCTGCTGGTTTAACTGCAGCTGTACATAGAGATCCTGATCAAGGAGATACTGTTTTAGAAGCTGGAGCATTAATGTATGCTGATCAAGGTATTTGTTGTATTGATGAATTTGATAAGATGGACGAAAAAGATAGGGTAGCTATTCATGAAGCTATGGAACAACAAACCATTTCAATCACAAAAGCTGGTATACAAGCTACCTTAAATGCAAGAGCTTCTGTTCTTGCTGCTTGTAACCCTAAATATGGAAGATATGATACTCTAAAAACATTTGCTcaaaatgtaaatattcCAGCACCTTTATTATCTCgttttgatttattttatacTATGCTTGATTGTATTGATATTGATAAAGATACTAGTATAGCTAACCATTTGGTATCTATGCACTGTGGAGAAGAAGCAGAAAAACATTTAAGAGCAAATGCAGGAAGATTGGATTCTGTTAAattagaaatatatttagaaTTAAGTAAACGAGTGAAGCCATTATTAACTGATGAGgcaaaatataaattaatacaTTATTATGTTTCCTTTAGGAATATTGAATATTCTCCAGGGGCACAAAGATCTATGAGAATGACTGTGCGTCAGTTAGAATCACTTATTAGATTAAGTGAAGCTGTAGctaaattaaaattttctCATTTCGTAGATGTAAAGCATGTAGAAATTGCATGCTCTATTTTCAAAGCATctatgaagaaaatatcAAACGAAAAAGAAATCAACTTGGATGAAGAATTTGATAAGGttaataattctttaatGGGTAACAAGGTTAGTAAATTGGATCAGGAAAATGAAAATCCTgaacaaaacaaaaaaattacaacAATTAAAGCTAGCGaatatcaatatatatctGCTATTATCTTTGAAATTATTAAAGAATACgaatttaataataataatgaaagTATTACACAAGATCAATTAATTGAAACATATCTTCAAGTATATGCAAAAGCGGAATCTAGTGAACAAGTTGATGAATGgatttataaattaaaaaaaattattaacaGATTGATAAATCAAGATATAAAACTCTTATCAGAAACTAATGAAGATGATCCTGAAAAGGTTATTATAAGAATCCATCCAAATTATGCAGGTCCGATAGTTGAGGGTGtttcaaataaaaatacatatgGATATAAcacatttaaaaattatcaaaCTCAAGAAAAGGTCCCAGAAGATGATGTAGACTTTCAAGAAGAAATTGacaatttttaa
- a CDS encoding putative RAP protein: protein MTIIRNRTCLFLNYLNKKRTCIIINNNYNNDGNLNLQKKFIRTSKLSLNVLKRIKSEKNINIKELNKYLRDDNKMNLDIFKKLIYKAKNNNEIEQETLENLLLILVLFNKYYPYFQDNFYSNLCLDINKNLLNSIKFKIHYLYTSKMLIHTMNILTNLNLVDNILLEGYMNKCFYFIKNDEYNLEDLIHYLSILNKISMIKKNMYCKRLQSFNWSLIKIICDKLTYNFDHLFMLSGKNNHTSFFIKKNINEQIKKLSNDINNKVNRTYHEINYNENKINEESNIIYDNNIYVNNLNTSIGNMQFYNIEQHTNKNNCNNNMCNYNHDNNSLYSNTLTIGEKKLFILETLLSISRSLKDLNYVHLKLTNEIVNKVKNEFLNISDGDITPYIDNNSVNKIFYIMQCLLYLKLDYHMFYKSVLNIYMNYLPFSNNLIILFFLLGKNKLFPTKTIHIFDSVFSKNIKQKLYDTNSLIILLESYSIHKYRQNDLIGDILSYFVYLNIEHNMCDKKMDSQPHNISCNNANIVLNKKNIIYQNLEMDLYPQDDNIAIKKKSNSYDDKVNKVANKNDSSSFILTSSNDIIKNNEMDNFTINEDNKNIKLTNNDTTNTLHNNLYNNLLLQENLKNIDMKNNNYFSCINISDKVKIFYSLFKLDIYEEGIIYHINNILNNERIHEINFKLLIKLLLGLCYFSFENVDIYNLIITNLIKYDIILDNVYLTQLKICELAIRTQHVPNVYNHLNKECIEYLNCIKNKEKTIEYHVKSDLQKNVKNILLTFNITTLEEVTIGPYNVDFLEEDETFFKIPKNYILHQNKHQIKDKHYTNDNNNQNSINFQKCVKENDVNNVTNTFQNKNKKLIIEVNGEHHFYKNTKSYISLSKFKHKLLSDLGYVVINIPYFDWAILNTDFDKKAYVKKLISDHSDIQIRNIITLNQKNEHINKNEMDKISKTIQHSKEKTDLLTNIQNLRKKNKIKFLKKKIKHI from the coding sequence atgacCATTATAAGAAATCGTAcatgtttatttttaaattatttaaacaAAAAGCGTACatgtataattataaataataattataataatgatggGAACTTAAACCTTCAAAAGAAATTTATTAGGACATCTAAATTAAGCTTAAATGTTTtgaaaagaataaaatcagaaaaaaatataaatattaaagaattGAATAAGTATTTAAgagatgataataaaatgaacctggacatttttaaaaaattaatatataaagctaaaaataataatgaaattGAACAAGAAACTCTtgaaaatttattattaatattagttttatttaataaatattatcCATATTTTCAAGATAATTTCTATTCTAATTTATGCTTGGATATTAATAAGAATCTTTTAAATtctataaaatttaaaatacATTATCTATATACAAGTAAAATGTTAATTCATAcaatgaatatattaacGAACTTAAATTTAgttgataatattttattagaaggatatatgaataaatgtttttattttataaaaaatgatgaatataACTTAGAAGatttaattcattatttGTCCATtcttaataaaataagtatgattaaaaaaaatatgtattgCAAAAGATTACAATCATTTAATTGGTCTCTcatcaaaattatatgtgACAAATTgacatataattttgaCCATCTATTTATGTTATCTggtaaaaataatcatacttccttttttataaaaaaaaatattaatgagcaaattaaaaagctttcaaatgatattaataataaagttAATAGAACATATCATGagataaattataatgaaaacaaaataaatgaagaatctaatattatatatgataataatatatatgttaataatCTTAACACAAGTATAGGTAATATGcaattttataatattgaaCAACATAcgaataaaaataattgtaataataatatgtgCAATTATAACCATGATAATAATTCCTTATATTCTAACACATTAACAATTGGTGAAAAAAAGTTATTTATTTTAGAAACATTATTAAGTATTTCAAGAAGCTTAAAAGATTTAAATTATGTCCATTTAAAATTAACAAATGAAATTGTAAATAAAgttaaaaatgaatttcTTAATATATCAGATGGAGATATAACTCCttatatagataataattcagtaaataaaatattttatattatgcaatgcttattatatttaaaactAGATTATcatatgttttataaaagtgttctcaatatatatatgaactATTTGCCATTTTCAAacaatttaataattctttttttcctcctaggaaaaaataaattatttccAACTAAAACGATACATATATTTGATTCAgttttttcaaaaaatataaagcAAAAGCTTTATGATACAAATAgtttaattattttgttagAATCCTATTCTattcataaatatagaCAAAATGATCTCATAGGtgatatattatcatattttgtttatttaaatatagaGCATAATATGTGTGATAAAAAGATGGATAGCCAACCACACAATATATCATGTAACAATGCGAATATtgttttaaataaaaaaaatataatatatcaaaatttaGAAATGGATTTATATCCTCaagatgataatattgctataaaaaagaaaagcAATTCTTATGATGATAAAGTAAACAAAGTAgcaaataaaaatgattcATCTTCTTTCATTTTGACTTCATCgaatgatataataaaaaataatgaaatgGATAATTTTACtataaatgaagataataaaaacataaaattaACAAATAATGATACGACTAATACtttacataataatttatataataatctATTATTGCAAGAAaacttaaaaaatattgatatgaaaaataataattattttagctgcataaatatttctgataaagtaaaaattttttatagcTTATTCAAattagatatatatgaagaaggaataatatatcacataaataatattttaaataacGAAAGAATACatgaaataaattttaaattattaataaaattgttATTAGGTTTATGCtatttttcatttgaaAATGTTGATATTTacaatttaataattacaaatttgataaaatatgatataattcTAGATAATGTTTATTTAACTCAACTGAAAATATGTGAACTAGCTATAAGAACACAACATGTGCCTAATGTATACAACCATTTAAACAAAGAATGTattgaatatttaaattgtataaaaaataaagaaaaaactATAGAATATCATGTTAAATCAgatttacaaaaaaatgtaaaaaatattttattaacttttaatataacaaCATTAGAAGAAGTAACCATAGGCCCTTATAATGTTGATTTTTTAGAAGAGGATgaaacattttttaaaatacCAAAGAATTATATACTTCATCAAAATAAACATCAAATCAAGGATAAACATTAtacaaatgataataataatcaaaattCGATAAATTTTCAAAAATGTGTAAAGGAAAATGATGTAAATAATGTAACAAATACatttcaaaataaaaataagaaattaataatCGAGGTAAATGGAGAacatcatttttataaaaatacaaaatcatatatatccTTATCAAAATTTAAACATAAATTGTTAAGTGATTTAGGATATGTTGTTATTAACATACCTTATTTTGATTGGGCTATTTTAAATACAGattttgataaaaaagcatatgttaaaaaattaatCTCTGATCACAGTGATATACAAATAAGAAACATCATAACTCTCaatcaaaaaaatgaacacattaacaaaaatgaaatgGATAAAATTTCTAAAACTATTCAACACAGCAAAGAAAAAACAGATTTATTAACTAATATACAAAACTTACgaaaaaagaataaaattaaatttttaaagaaaaaaattaagcatatataa
- a CDS encoding putative histone-lysine N-methyltransferase produces the protein MFKIEYKEDRGKCVIAVNQIRAGYCLVESHPEIFIPLCVKYMAPRIIDQNIKKNNFKIINTCFYCLEKFNKCICCPNCKYVVYCSDMCLERAWKSHREECDIFRSNIFDRYCPSITMRLVINCYLNHFNFYDYCGSSTDISKEKYERLKYPAYIVAVALMSKRKKIFHNFDNNESILKNIIEKFIKISKNSLQIIDNELEPAALAIYKKPVPFFNHSCLSNCVTVFRNQKLYIRTLMDVYPGEELTISYIDIAFDRNTRLSICMDQYFFTCSCKLCKINIASECHNIFNTEIVCTNSDNCKKFLGYMEIILISELERKQCYINKNSFKTYPVLRKSNIDNVWRCMLCKSEVGDNIIKGLVDKEKETFKETVYLETLFNEKYTYDNKSVLQSLNKIKSKIDYLTNYYHHAKYSLQKMRAKILYISIQLHEFKLAYNIANQYLKSIEISYGKYSPIYGYYIFLTGKLALFLDLKNEGLGLIHKAKKNIIKTYGPDSLIYKDLEKFLYTNKY, from the coding sequence ATGTTTAAAATAGAATATAAAGAAGATAGAGGAAAATGCGTTATTGCAGTAAATCAAATACGAGCAGGATATTGCTTGGTAGAGTCGCATCCCGAGATATTTATTCCCTTATGTGTTAAATATATGGCTCCTAGAATTATTGATCAGAATATTAAGAAGAATAATTTTAAGATAATAAATACGTGTTTTTATTGTTTAGAAAAATTCaataaatgtatatgtTGTCCTAATTGTAAATATGTTGTATATTGTAGTGACATGTGTTTAGAGCGAGCTTGGAAATCTCATAGAGAAGAATGTGATATATTTCGatctaatatatttgatagATATTGCCCGTCTATAACAATGAGATTAGTTATTAATTGTTATTTAAatcattttaatttttatgacTATTGTGGTAGTAGTACAGATATAagtaaagaaaaatatgaaagaTTAAAATATCCAGCATATATAGTAGCTGTAGCACTTATGAGTAAGAGGAAAAAGATATTTCACaattttgataataatgaaagtatacttaaaaatattatagaaaaatttattaagATATCTAAAAATAGTTTACAAATTATTGATAATGAATTAGAACCAGCTGCATTAgcaatatataaaaaaccTGTACCTTTTTTTAATCATTCTTGTTTAAGTAATTGTGTTACTGTTTTTAGAAATcagaaattatatattagaaCATTAATGGATGTATATCCAGGTGAAGAATTAACAATTAGTTATATAGATATTGCTTTTGATAGAAATACAAGATTATCTATATGCATGgatcaatatttttttacatgTTCATGTAAATTATGTAAAATTAATATAGCATCAGAATgtcataatatttttaatacCGAAATTGTATGTACAAATTCGGATAATTGTAAAAAGTTTTTAGGATATATGGAAATAATACTTATATCAGAATTAGAACGTAAAcaatgttatataaataaaaatagttTTAAAACATATCCTGTTTTAAGAAAAAGTAATATTGATAATGTATGGAGATGTATGTTATGTAAATCAGAAGTTGgtgataatattataaaaggTTTAGTAGacaaagaaaaagaaacatTTAAAGAAACTGTGTATCTTGAAACAttatttaatgaaaaatacacatatgataataaaagtGTTTTACAATCattaaacaaaattaaatcaaaaattgattatttaacaaattattatcatcatgCTAAATATTCTCTTCAAAAAATGAGAGctaaaattttatatatatctatacAATTACATGAATTTAAATTGGCTTATAATATAGCAAACCAATATTTAAAATCTATTGAAATTTCTTATGGAAAATATTCTCCAATATATggttattatattttcctCACAGGGAAACTAGCTTTA